The Thermasporomyces composti region GGAGGAGTCGACCCGCCCGCGTGCTCGACGCGGGAACAGGCGCACGACCCACGCCCAGATGCGCGCACCCTCGTACAGCAGGAAGTAGGTCGCGAACAGCGTGAGGAGCAGGCCGGCGACGATGTGGCCGAGCGTCGTGCCGACCTGGAGTGCGCCCTGGGTGAGCTGATCGGTGGTGACGAGCGCTCCGAGGGAGTTGAACGCCTCATCGATGTCCCGTTCGGACAACCCGAGCGGTCCCCGGATGAGCCAGAGCTTGATCTCGTTGAGGCCGCGCACGAGCTGACGAGCCAGCCCGGCGTAGCCCGCGGCGACCTGTTGACCCACGAGCGCCAGCAGACCGAGGACTAGGAGCACGAGACCGAGCAGGGTCAGCCCCGCGGCGACACCTCGGGCGATCCCGACCCTGGACAGCGCGTTCGTGACCGGGACGATGAGCGCGGTGATCAGCACAGCGACGAGGAGCGGGACCACCACGACGCGTAGCGTCAGCAGCAACCAGCCGAGCAGCACGACGGCGAACCCGATGAGCAGCAGGCGCCACGACCACTCGCTCGCGACGAGGATGGCGGGCGGCAGCTCGACGGTGGGACGCTCGGGTGGGCGGGCGGAGCCCGCGCCAGGAGCGCCCATCCCACCGCGGGCGCCCTCGCCCGTTGACGGAGCACCGGCGGGTGCCTCGTGCGCCTCCTCGGGCGTGCTTGGTGGCCGCCGCCGGAGCCTGCGCAGCCACGTCGACGGCCGCTGGCGCCTCCCCGGGGTGATCACAGTCCGGCTCATACCCCGGCCGGCGAACGGCCAACGCCGCCGAGGCTCGGCCCTTATCCGGCCGAGCGCGAAAGGTCAGACCACCGGAGCTCGAGGCTCGATCACCCGGCTGACCAGTACCGGTCGCCCGCGAGGATGAACGCCGCCGCTCCCACGATGCCGGCGTCCTGGTCGAGCCCCGCGCGCACGACCCGGACCGTCCGGGCGAACTCGATGCGGGCGTACTGGCGGAGGTACCTGTGGAGCGGGTCGAACAGCAACGCGCCGACCTGCGAGACGCCTCCGCCGACCACGACCAGCTCCAGGTCACACAGGGCCACCGCCGACGCGATGCCGATCCCGAGGGCCCGCCCGGCGCGGTCGAACGCCTCGCGCGCGATCGCATCCCCGGCGAGCGCGTCGTCGGCGAGCGTCTTCGCAGTCGCCGACGCGTCGTCGGGACGCCAGCCTTGCTCCCGCGCCCACGCCACGAGGCCGGGTCCGCGCGCGATCGCCTCGACACATCCTCGGGCGCCGCAGCCGCACTGCGGGCCGTCGGGGTCCACGATGAGGTGTCCGACGTGTCCGGCGTTGCCGCTGCGGCCGTCGATCAACCGCCCGCCCAGGATGAGGCCCCCACCCACGCCGGTGGAGACCACCATGCCGAGCATGTTGTCGACACCGCGCCCGGCGCCACGCCAGTGCTCGGCGACGACGACGGCCACGGCGTCGTTGTGGACCCGCACGGGAACGCCGGGATAGGCCTCGGCGAGCCGCTCCCGGAGCGGGAAGTCACGCCAGGCGGTCAGGTTGACCGGCGACACCAGACCGTCCGGCCAGCGCATGGGTCCACCACAGCCGACGCCTACGCCGCGCACGCGCGGATTCCCAGCCGTGTCGAGGACCTCGTCACACAGCTTGCGCAGTCGGCCGAAGATCGTGTCGGCGTCGTCCGCTCCGACGGTGGTCGGCGCGCGCCGACTCGCCAGGACCTGGCCGTCGGCGTCCACCAGCCCGACGGCGAGTTTGGTACCGCCGATGTCGATGGCCAAGACGGGACGGCTGGGGTCGGCGGCTGGGGCGTCCGCTGTCTGGTCGGTCATGGGACGTCATCTTGCCCGGTGCGGTCCTGGACCGCGCGAGGAGGACCGCGCCCACGGACGGCGGGACGCGACCGACGTTCGAGCCGAAACCAGCCACCGGGTTCACACTGGGGCCATGCGGTGGGACAGCGGACCCGGCGACTCGCCCGTCGACATCGCCGAGATCGGCGGGCCGTCGCGACGGACCTGGCCCCGTTGGTTCCGGTCGGTGGCCCTAGGGGTGGCGGCGGTCGGTGGCGCCTGGCTGCTGCTCGCCGCCCTCACCCGCTCCGACGTGACGACGGCGGTGGAGCCGCCTCGCCTCACCGACCAGTTTCGGGCAGAGCTCGGCGTCACGGTCCGCAACGCCGGAGACGAGCACCAAACGATGACCTTGCTCGCCGTTCCCGAGCTGCCAGGGCTGTCCTTCCGCGGCGTCCGCGACAGCGCGGGCGAGACACTCCAGGACGACCTGCCCGACCTTCCCCCGCACGCGAGCGTCGCCTTCACCCTGCTCTGGCAGGTCGAGGACTGTGCCGCCGCGCTCACCCTGGACGACGCTCCCGTGCGCCTCGACCTCAAGATCGGGACGGGCTTCGGTGTGTCCGAGGTCGTCCACGTCACCGGAGGGCCGCGCCGAGAGCTCGTCCCCGCTGTCTGCCGGCGACACCCCGACCGAGGAATCCCCCAGGCGGTCGACCGGATGGTGACCCCACGCTGGAACACCGTGGACGTCCACATCACCGTTCGGAACGTCGGTGGCCGTGGGCTCGTTCTCCGCTCCGCCGAGCTGCCGGCCGGCTGGGACGAGGCCGGTCAGGTCACCGACCGCAGCGGCGTCCGCCACCTTCCCGTCGGTGAGGAACGGACCTTCGTCCTGCGGTTCCACGCGCACGACTGCGCGGCGCCGGTCCAGGGCCCGGCCCGACTGACGCTGCGGTTCGACACCGAGGGCTCCCGCCGGACCGAGGAGCTCGAGGTCGTCGTGGCCGACTCCTGGCAGAACGTCCTCGGCGTCTGCGCGGGGCCGTCGTAGCCGCCTCCGCGGCATCAGGGGGTCGACGCGGTCCCACGCGCCGCTCTCCGCGTGGCGACCTCGGCCATCACCGCAACGGTGGCGGTCACCGTGCCCGCTCGTCCACGTCGCGGGGGTCTGAGGAGGCACCCGCCTCGGGGGAGCGCATCGCGTTCACCATTCCCGCGTTGACAGGCCCCGCGTTCACGGGCCCCGCGTTCACGGGCATGCCGGTGTCCGCCACCTCCGCGGGGATCCCGGTCTCCGTCGACATCCCGACCCCGGGTGGCGCGCCGGCCGCGACGCCAGGCTCACCGCCCACGTCCGGGTGGCTCTGCTCCATCGCAAGCGGAGGTCCCTCGAACTGCGGCAGGTCGACGATCTCGACCATGGGCCGTGCCGCGCCGCGGGTGCGCCGACGCGCCGCGTCGACCGCCAGGTCGGCGACGTAGGTCGCGAGTCGCGCGTTGCGCAGCCGGGGATCCGGCGGGCGCGTGGCGAGGAGTTCACCGGCCCAGCGAGCCGTCTCCTCTGTCGTCGTCGCGCCACGCTGCTCGACGACTCTGCCGAACACCACCGCGTACTCGCTCGCGTCGAAGTCGTGGGTGCGGACCACCCGCCACCACGCGGCGAGGGCCGGGCTGACGTCGACCATGCGGCGGTAGCCGTCGCTCGCGGCGAAGGCCACGATCTGCAGCGCCGACCCGTGCACGCTGATCAGCCGGTGCAGCTCCGCGGCGAGCACCGCGCCGTTGTGCGGCCGGGCGATGAGCTGGTCGATGCCGTGGATGGCGAGCAGACGTCGTCCCAGGCAACCTTCGACGCACGCCCGTAGCTCGGCGACCGCGGTCGTCGGATCGGCGTTGGCGAAGTGCTCGTGACGGAGCCACACCGCCGTCCCGTCGAAGCCACGGACGGTGAGTGTGCGCGCGGCCACCTCGACGGCGAGGCTGCGGCCGGTCCCGGGCGGGCCG contains the following coding sequences:
- a CDS encoding AI-2E family transporter, coding for MGAPGAGSARPPERPTVELPPAILVASEWSWRLLLIGFAVVLLGWLLLTLRVVVVPLLVAVLITALIVPVTNALSRVGIARGVAAGLTLLGLVLLVLGLLALVGQQVAAGYAGLARQLVRGLNEIKLWLIRGPLGLSERDIDEAFNSLGALVTTDQLTQGALQVGTTLGHIVAGLLLTLFATYFLLYEGARIWAWVVRLFPRRARGRVDSSARRGWMSLTAFVRATVMVAAVDAVGIALVALILGLPFVVPIGVLVFLTSFVPIVGALVSGAVAVLLALVVKGPVIAIVMLGGVLLVQQAEAHILQPFLMGHFVRIHPLAILLAITTGAYLAGIVGALFAVPLTAFINAVAFHLANERSDVEV
- a CDS encoding ROK family protein, coding for MTDQTADAPAADPSRPVLAIDIGGTKLAVGLVDADGQVLASRRAPTTVGADDADTIFGRLRKLCDEVLDTAGNPRVRGVGVGCGGPMRWPDGLVSPVNLTAWRDFPLRERLAEAYPGVPVRVHNDAVAVVVAEHWRGAGRGVDNMLGMVVSTGVGGGLILGGRLIDGRSGNAGHVGHLIVDPDGPQCGCGARGCVEAIARGPGLVAWAREQGWRPDDASATAKTLADDALAGDAIAREAFDRAGRALGIGIASAVALCDLELVVVGGGVSQVGALLFDPLHRYLRQYARIEFARTVRVVRAGLDQDAGIVGAAAFILAGDRYWSAG